The Etheostoma spectabile isolate EspeVRDwgs_2016 unplaced genomic scaffold, UIUC_Espe_1.0 scaffold00001175, whole genome shotgun sequence genome has a window encoding:
- the LOC116674846 gene encoding LOW QUALITY PROTEIN: interferon alpha/beta receptor 1b-like (The sequence of the model RefSeq protein was modified relative to this genomic sequence to represent the inferred CDS: inserted 1 base in 1 codon), with product MSAAFHVCLLLWCLQTNAVPAALAPPENLALITLNTNYILSWDWDSTLAEGHAVDFTTQYVAKFKLRSKRKNPVWETACEKTSHRSCDLTKLNLFYLGIYVLRVQASVNGSVSDWTMKEFCPDKDAAVGPPSRVDLSPAGNGLDVIISDPLTSTNSSMKDNIQELYYQILYWERSVDTQALETQTLDSKATMVTLSDLKAWTWYCVSIQSRYDFFNKSSSFSSPHCMQTEGPIPWWQIVGYFLLSLVICFLFVAVILCSSIWFFKTVKAIFYPSNQLPTHFQYLCDSSGSDIPRLLTPDSDSELLCDKVTVCQEPPVLEIHIPPPEALPVPPSDSSGRHSRQGSGGSGDSGVYSTGCNSGLRQPDSIQLSXGDEDSGQGFLDLEHVKMKDMAPELKTRLLIADDGVVDICV from the exons TCCCAGCAGCGCTGGCCCCACCGGAGAACCTGGCCCTGATCACCTTGAACACCAACTACATCCTGAGCTGGGATTGGGACTCGACTTTGGCTGAGGGACACGCTGTGGACTTCACCACACAATACGTGGC GAAGTTCAAGCTAAGGTCTAAGAGAAAGAATCCAGTGTGGGAAACGGCATGTGAGAAGACGTCACACAGGTCATGTGACCTTACAAAGTTGAACCTGTTCTACCTGGGCATCTACGTGCTTCGTGTACAAGCCAGTGTGAACGGGAGTGTCTCCGACTGGACAATGAAAGAATTCTGCCCTGACAAAGATG CTGCTGTGGGTCCTCCATCCAGAGTGGATCTTTCTCCTGCTGGAAATGGCCTGGACGTCATCATATCTGACCCTCTGACCAGCACCAACAGCTCCATGAAGGACAATATCCAAGAACTGTACTACCAGATCCTCTACTGGGAACGCTCTGTAGACACACAG GCCTTAGAAACCCAGACGTTGGATAGCAAGGCCACCATGGTGACTCTGTCGGACCTGAAGGCCTGGACCTGGTACTGCGTGAGCATCCAGTCACGCTACGACTTCTTCAACAAGAGCAGCAGCTTCTCCTCGCCCCACTGCATGCAGACCGAAG GTCCCATTCCGTGGTGGCAGATCGTTGGCTACTTCCTGCTCTCTCTGGTGATCTGCTTCTTGTTCGTGGCAGTCATACTCTGCAGCTCCATTTGGTTCTTCAAGACTGTTAAGGCGATATTTTACCCCTCCAACCAGCTGCCTACACACTTCCAG TATCTTTGTGACTCATCTGGGTCTGACATTCCTCGCCTCCTCACCCCGGATTCCGACTCAGAGCTGTTGTGTGATAAAGTGACCGTCTGTCAAGAGCCACCGGTCCTGGAAATCCACATCCCTCCCCCTGAGGCCCTGCCGGTACCCCCGTCAGACAGCAG TGGCAGACACAGTCGCcagggcagcggtggcagcggAGACTCAGGAGTGTACTCCACAGGCTGCAACTCCGGCCTGCGGCAGCCCGACAGCATTCAGTTGT TCGGGGACGAAGACTCTGGGCAGGGCTTCCTTGACTTGGAGCACGTGAAGATGAAGGACATGGCTCCAGAGCTCAAGACTCGACTTCTGATTGCCGACGACGGCGTTGTTGACATTTGTGTATGA